One Streptomyces sp. NBC_00554 DNA segment encodes these proteins:
- a CDS encoding AAA family ATPase: MSTHHDFSAERLGGGKPVNSRPGADLAGRAAELELMDSLFAGQGRDGGSLLLRGAPGVGKTALLDAAAVRAADAGMRVLRASGVEFEAEMKFSALHQMLYPLRRQAKELAGHHRDVLDRIFGLAPGPSPDPPAASTAVLALLGEVAVERPLLMIVDDMPCVDRASATVLGFVVRRISDDPVVFLAAARTGTEGLSHQLQLPVREIGPLAAQSAAELLDVRWPGLAPTVRRRLLAEAAGNPLALQELPAALSSRQRSGQDPLPAFLALSGRLETAFASAVERLPAPTRRVLLVAALNADACLTTIRKAARDSAGVDDLAPAQRADLVHVDAADGHISFRYPLDRAAIVHLASPSERRGAHRSLAAALADSPERRAWHLAEAATGPDESVARALDEAALAIWRRGAPSGAAARASDETAVSDRRRVAASAAVAWLMRAGELSPDPADRSRRLVEAAYLATITGQLEDVQRLLADAGQSPDTSTGLVFAATAHLLTNDEGDVDAAYRLLARALDDNTDTAKGDDWGCYGILYALLLVSLYALRPEPWQLLKTAMARFDPAAVTPFRLCYDAYVDPTRAPEALRKGLTDAFAALPADAAPWQLIPLAFAAVAMDTLSDYRYLVARMIERERDGGAIAMVIPALMLLCHDSYGHGQWDEAESLAQEGLDLAEVYGYHFWERQIRALLASGAALRGDVDLARTRSEETTNWAAPRGIEVTEAYARSARHLAAIGQGDYEEAHVQIGRVDPSGAPSPGIPGRWVVLDLVEAAVRTGRTDEARAHVAAAREAGIHRISPRIAMITAGAAAVAAEENEAGHLFEAALSLPQAARWPWEHARIQLAYGQWLRRARDSRARRHLSAALETFDRIGAEAMAQRARNELRATGVATTAGPDAATAVLTVQEGQIAELAATGLTNKQIGERLFLSHRTVGSHLHRMYPKLGITSRAALRVALEAMAPGGDDQVSLEPPAG; this comes from the coding sequence TTGTCAACCCATCATGATTTCTCCGCCGAGCGGCTCGGTGGCGGGAAGCCGGTGAATTCACGGCCCGGAGCGGACCTGGCCGGGCGCGCGGCCGAGCTGGAACTGATGGACTCGCTGTTCGCGGGGCAGGGTCGGGACGGCGGCAGCCTGCTGCTGCGCGGCGCTCCGGGGGTGGGAAAGACGGCACTGCTGGATGCCGCCGCGGTACGGGCCGCGGACGCCGGAATGCGGGTACTGCGCGCCTCCGGCGTGGAGTTCGAGGCCGAGATGAAGTTCTCGGCGCTGCACCAGATGCTCTATCCGCTGCGCAGGCAGGCCAAGGAGCTCGCCGGTCACCATCGAGACGTCCTCGACCGGATCTTCGGTCTCGCCCCGGGACCGTCGCCGGACCCGCCGGCCGCCTCGACGGCGGTACTCGCCCTGCTCGGCGAGGTCGCCGTCGAGCGCCCGCTGTTGATGATCGTCGACGACATGCCGTGCGTCGACCGTGCCAGCGCGACCGTGCTGGGGTTCGTCGTCCGCAGGATCAGTGACGATCCGGTCGTCTTCCTTGCCGCCGCCCGAACGGGAACCGAGGGCCTCAGTCACCAACTCCAGCTGCCCGTACGGGAGATCGGGCCGCTTGCCGCACAGTCGGCGGCCGAGTTGCTGGACGTCCGATGGCCCGGGCTGGCGCCGACGGTACGGCGGCGGTTGCTGGCCGAGGCCGCGGGCAATCCGCTCGCGCTGCAGGAGTTGCCGGCGGCGCTGAGCAGTCGGCAGCGCTCGGGCCAGGACCCGCTGCCCGCGTTCCTGGCTCTTTCCGGGCGGCTGGAGACGGCCTTCGCCTCTGCCGTCGAAAGGCTGCCCGCGCCGACCCGAAGGGTGCTGCTCGTGGCCGCGCTGAACGCCGACGCCTGCCTGACCACGATACGGAAGGCCGCGCGGGACTCCGCGGGCGTCGACGACCTCGCCCCGGCGCAGCGGGCGGACCTCGTCCACGTCGATGCGGCAGACGGCCACATATCGTTTCGGTATCCGCTGGACCGCGCCGCGATCGTGCACCTGGCGTCCCCGAGTGAACGCCGGGGCGCGCACCGCTCCCTGGCCGCGGCTCTGGCCGATTCCCCTGAGCGTCGGGCGTGGCATCTGGCCGAGGCCGCGACCGGACCGGACGAGTCGGTGGCCCGGGCGCTGGACGAAGCGGCCCTGGCCATCTGGCGGCGCGGCGCACCCTCTGGCGCCGCGGCCCGGGCGTCGGACGAGACAGCCGTCTCCGACCGGCGGCGCGTCGCCGCGTCCGCCGCGGTGGCCTGGCTCATGCGCGCCGGTGAGCTCAGCCCGGATCCTGCCGACCGGTCCCGCCGGCTGGTCGAGGCCGCCTACCTCGCGACCATCACCGGTCAACTCGAAGACGTGCAACGGCTGTTGGCCGATGCCGGACAGTCACCCGACACGTCGACCGGGCTGGTGTTCGCCGCCACCGCCCACCTCCTCACCAACGACGAGGGCGATGTCGACGCCGCCTACCGGCTCCTGGCCCGGGCACTCGACGACAACACCGACACCGCCAAGGGCGACGACTGGGGCTGCTACGGCATCCTGTACGCGCTGCTCCTCGTCAGCCTCTATGCGCTGCGTCCCGAGCCGTGGCAGCTTCTCAAGACCGCAATGGCCAGGTTCGATCCGGCCGCGGTAACTCCGTTCAGACTGTGCTACGACGCATATGTCGACCCCACTCGCGCCCCCGAAGCCCTGCGGAAGGGCCTCACCGACGCCTTCGCGGCACTGCCCGCCGACGCGGCACCCTGGCAGCTCATCCCTCTGGCCTTCGCCGCCGTCGCCATGGACACTCTGTCCGACTACCGGTATCTGGTCGCCCGCATGATCGAACGGGAACGTGACGGCGGCGCGATCGCCATGGTCATCCCCGCGCTGATGCTGCTCTGCCACGACTCCTACGGCCACGGGCAGTGGGACGAGGCCGAGAGCCTGGCACAGGAGGGGCTGGACCTGGCAGAGGTCTACGGCTACCACTTCTGGGAGCGGCAGATCCGGGCTCTGCTGGCATCGGGCGCGGCTCTTCGCGGCGACGTGGACCTCGCCCGTACCCGCAGCGAGGAGACCACGAACTGGGCGGCGCCCCGCGGCATCGAGGTGACCGAGGCCTACGCCCGGTCGGCGCGCCACCTCGCGGCCATCGGCCAGGGCGACTACGAGGAGGCCCACGTCCAAATCGGCAGGGTCGATCCGTCCGGCGCACCGAGCCCCGGTATCCCGGGCCGGTGGGTGGTCCTCGACCTGGTCGAGGCGGCGGTCCGCACCGGCCGCACGGACGAGGCGCGCGCCCACGTCGCCGCCGCGCGAGAGGCGGGCATCCACCGCATCTCCCCCCGCATCGCGATGATCACCGCCGGAGCCGCGGCCGTGGCTGCCGAGGAGAACGAAGCCGGCCACCTGTTCGAGGCAGCCCTGTCCCTGCCCCAGGCGGCCCGCTGGCCGTGGGAACACGCCCGCATCCAACTCGCCTACGGGCAGTGGCTGCGCCGCGCCCGCGACTCGCGCGCCCGCCGGCACCTGAGCGCCGCCCTCGAAACCTTCGACCGGATCGGCGCGGAAGCCATGGCCCAGCGGGCCCGCAATGAGCTGCGCGCGACTGGCGTCGCCACCACCGCCGGGCCCGACGCAGCGACCGCCGTATTGACCGTGCAGGAAGGGCAGATCGCCGAGCTGGCGGCCACCGGCCTGACCAACAAGCAGATCGGCGAGCGGCTGTTCCTGTCCCACCGCACGGTCGGCTCCCATCTGCACCGGATGTATCCCAAGCTCGGTATCACCTCACGCGCCGCGCTCCGCGTCGCCCTGGAGGCGATGGCACCCGGCGGGGACGACCAGGTGTCGCTGGAGCCCCCGGCCGGCTAG
- a CDS encoding PucR family transcriptional regulator, with amino-acid sequence MEGRPLTGEPETTLADDEVNALATALLERVGELAKEMAARIRAGSRDYHYDVVPAEELEEACRSHLGNALRALTGQVPLDTEAASRIGRRRAQQNVPLPAVMTAYRIGVKYFWEAVVDEATRNSLVGSDRLVEAASAMWVLQDGITEAMVSGYHDAMAQRLLADEHERSALVEALLEGRSMDTDAVWSAAEVLDMPRRGPFTVVAAEVPQIGREALPEIAALLSRRGIRSAWRLRPDLQLGIVYLRTSRDRDDLAELLRQHAEQRVGVSPSYDDLHLTGDALRFAKVAMRGGDAESGAVTVFDDSLVAVASAGAPDVMARVAANVLGPIQALPVGDRELLLDTLDAWFACGGSADEAAKRLYVHPNTVRSRLRRIAERTSRSLTDPRGITELSLALRAVRQTPKPSSSEPTGTTDTAGS; translated from the coding sequence GTGGAGGGAAGACCCCTGACCGGTGAGCCGGAGACGACATTGGCGGACGACGAGGTCAACGCCCTGGCGACCGCTTTGCTCGAACGCGTCGGGGAGCTGGCGAAGGAGATGGCGGCGCGGATCCGCGCCGGCTCGCGGGACTACCACTACGACGTGGTACCCGCGGAGGAGCTGGAAGAGGCTTGCCGGAGCCACCTCGGCAACGCACTCCGGGCGCTGACCGGACAGGTACCCCTGGACACCGAGGCCGCCTCCCGCATCGGCCGTCGACGCGCCCAGCAGAACGTGCCGCTTCCCGCCGTGATGACGGCCTACCGCATCGGCGTGAAGTACTTCTGGGAGGCGGTGGTCGACGAGGCCACCAGGAACTCCCTGGTGGGCAGCGACAGGCTGGTCGAGGCGGCCTCGGCGATGTGGGTGCTCCAGGACGGCATCACCGAGGCCATGGTCTCCGGATACCACGACGCAATGGCCCAGCGACTCCTCGCCGACGAGCACGAGCGTTCTGCGCTGGTGGAGGCGCTGCTGGAGGGCAGGAGCATGGACACCGACGCCGTGTGGTCCGCGGCGGAGGTTCTGGACATGCCGCGCAGAGGTCCGTTCACCGTGGTCGCCGCGGAGGTACCGCAGATCGGCCGGGAGGCCCTGCCGGAGATTGCGGCCCTCCTGAGCCGGCGCGGCATCCGGTCCGCCTGGCGGCTGCGCCCCGATCTCCAGCTGGGCATCGTGTACCTGCGCACCTCGCGGGACCGGGACGACCTCGCCGAGCTGTTGCGGCAGCACGCGGAGCAGCGCGTGGGCGTCAGTCCGTCCTATGACGACCTGCACCTCACGGGGGACGCCTTGCGCTTCGCGAAGGTCGCCATGCGCGGCGGCGACGCGGAGAGCGGTGCCGTGACCGTCTTCGACGACTCCCTGGTCGCGGTCGCGTCCGCCGGCGCACCCGATGTCATGGCCCGCGTCGCCGCCAACGTCCTCGGTCCGATCCAGGCCCTGCCGGTCGGCGATCGCGAACTGCTGCTGGACACACTCGACGCCTGGTTCGCCTGCGGTGGATCGGCCGACGAGGCCGCCAAGCGCCTCTACGTTCACCCCAACACCGTGCGCTCGCGCTTGCGCCGCATCGCCGAACGTACCAGCCGCTCCCTCACCGATCCCCGCGGTATCACCGAGCTCTCCCTCGCACTGCGCGCGGTGCGGCAGACCCCGAAGCCCTCGTCCTCGGAGCCGACCGGCACCACGGACACAGCAGGCAGCTGA
- a CDS encoding cytochrome P450: MTTSNLPGGDHDEAREGGSLRAVLEGAPFQADPHAVLRQLTDSGAAHRCEPDGAPPQLLVTGYEAARQVLTDPRVSKRSERAGLEPGWLMSGVRDEVGVDYMLTVDPPEHTRLRKLVARAFTSQKIDALRPRTREIAGRLADDVLAQETPELVDGFASRVPIAVICELLGVPLGDWDKFRWASEQIVSPVAGGDREEAYVWMSGYLAELIAGKRADPGQDLLSGLATDTADDRLTDAEMVGMAFLLLIAGYETTANLIGAVLHGLARQPELLKALRADPGLVPTVVEEFLRLDGPVLTATERFATEDMQVGDVPVRRGDMLLVSLAAANRDPARFEEPDSFRPGRSAGHVAFGYGVHYCLGAPLARMEAEVAITTFVRRVEGLTLAVDEADLEWSPGLLMHGVRRLPVSAVVSGSPHDR; the protein is encoded by the coding sequence ATGACGACAAGCAACCTGCCCGGCGGGGATCACGACGAGGCCCGCGAGGGCGGCTCGCTGCGGGCGGTGCTGGAAGGCGCCCCGTTCCAGGCCGATCCGCATGCGGTGCTGCGTCAGTTGACGGATTCCGGAGCCGCGCACCGTTGCGAACCAGACGGTGCACCGCCGCAGTTGCTGGTCACAGGGTACGAAGCGGCCCGTCAAGTGCTCACCGATCCTCGCGTGTCCAAGCGGAGCGAGCGCGCGGGCCTGGAGCCCGGCTGGCTGATGAGCGGTGTCCGGGACGAGGTCGGCGTCGACTACATGCTGACCGTGGACCCGCCCGAACACACCCGGCTCCGCAAGCTAGTGGCGCGCGCTTTCACCTCGCAGAAGATCGATGCTCTTCGGCCCCGTACAAGGGAGATCGCGGGCCGCCTGGCCGACGACGTACTGGCCCAGGAGACACCGGAGTTGGTCGACGGCTTCGCCTCCCGGGTCCCCATCGCCGTGATCTGTGAACTCCTCGGCGTGCCGCTGGGCGACTGGGACAAGTTCCGCTGGGCCTCGGAGCAGATCGTGTCCCCGGTCGCCGGTGGGGACCGGGAAGAGGCCTATGTGTGGATGAGCGGGTACCTGGCGGAGCTGATCGCGGGCAAGCGGGCCGACCCCGGACAGGACCTGCTGAGCGGGTTGGCCACGGACACCGCCGACGACAGGCTCACCGACGCGGAGATGGTCGGCATGGCCTTCCTCCTCCTGATCGCCGGGTACGAGACGACCGCCAATCTCATCGGTGCCGTGCTCCACGGTCTTGCTCGTCAGCCGGAGCTCCTGAAGGCTCTGCGAGCCGACCCCGGCCTCGTGCCCACTGTGGTGGAGGAGTTTCTCCGCCTGGACGGGCCTGTGCTCACGGCAACCGAACGCTTCGCCACCGAGGACATGCAGGTGGGTGATGTTCCCGTGCGCCGAGGCGACATGCTGCTGGTGTCCCTCGCCGCGGCGAACCGGGACCCCGCCCGGTTCGAAGAGCCGGACTCGTTCCGCCCGGGGCGATCGGCAGGCCATGTCGCCTTCGGGTACGGCGTCCACTACTGCCTGGGGGCTCCGCTGGCGAGGATGGAGGCCGAGGTCGCGATCACCACGTTCGTACGGCGTGTCGAGGGTCTGACCCTGGCCGTGGACGAGGCCGACTTGGAGTGGTCTCCGGGCTTGTTGATGCACGGGGTGCGGCGCCTTCCCGTGTCGGCCGTGGTGTCCGGGTCCCCGCACGACCGGTGA
- a CDS encoding zinc-binding dehydrogenase: MQAVVLNAQREIVLESRPEPELRSDQVIVEVDLCGICGTDLHAPRMAQVYRGGFVMGHEPSGRISRVGDAVQGWEVGQRVAVNPNGNVCGRCVYCLSGRPNFCHQATMETALGLQMDGALAQRMAAFPGTLRALPASMGRLEAAWVEPTATALRAAVLAGDLKGAVVAVFGGGPIGQLACRIAAQRGTAQVILVEPAPERRHFGPASGADLTLSPAQAGGQLDASTVDVVFECSGSAAARAEALRLLTPGGVLVNVGAGPGGGFDPDVVLLKEITIRGSFVYGSEFDGAIELLARGDIRVDDLTTEIAPVEDALRAIDALRSAEVMKVFIAPNG; encoded by the coding sequence ATGCAAGCGGTGGTTCTCAACGCGCAACGGGAGATCGTGCTCGAGTCGAGGCCCGAGCCCGAACTCCGTTCCGACCAGGTGATCGTGGAGGTCGACCTGTGCGGAATCTGCGGCACCGACCTTCACGCCCCACGGATGGCGCAGGTCTACCGCGGCGGTTTCGTCATGGGACACGAACCGTCGGGACGGATCAGCCGCGTGGGCGACGCGGTCCAGGGATGGGAAGTGGGACAGCGCGTCGCCGTCAATCCGAACGGCAACGTGTGCGGTCGATGCGTGTACTGCCTCTCGGGCCGACCCAACTTCTGCCACCAGGCGACGATGGAGACAGCGCTGGGGCTCCAGATGGACGGAGCCCTCGCACAGCGGATGGCCGCTTTCCCGGGCACCTTGCGGGCACTGCCAGCGTCGATGGGCCGACTGGAGGCTGCCTGGGTCGAACCCACGGCCACGGCACTGCGTGCGGCGGTACTGGCCGGTGACCTCAAGGGCGCCGTGGTGGCGGTCTTCGGCGGAGGTCCGATCGGGCAGCTGGCCTGTCGTATCGCCGCTCAGCGGGGTACGGCCCAGGTCATCCTGGTGGAGCCGGCTCCGGAGCGCCGCCACTTCGGCCCGGCCTCAGGCGCCGATCTGACCCTGAGTCCCGCCCAGGCCGGCGGCCAACTCGACGCGTCCACGGTGGATGTGGTCTTCGAGTGCTCCGGCAGCGCGGCGGCCCGAGCGGAGGCCCTCCGGCTGCTGACGCCCGGTGGTGTGCTGGTCAACGTGGGTGCGGGGCCCGGCGGCGGATTCGACCCCGACGTCGTTCTGCTCAAAGAGATCACCATCCGCGGGTCGTTCGTCTACGGCTCCGAGTTCGACGGCGCCATCGAACTGCTCGCCCGCGGCGACATCCGCGTCGACGACCTCACCACGGAGATCGCGCCGGTCGAGGACGCACTGCGAGCGATCGACGCCCTTCGCTCCGCGGAGGTCATGAAGGTGTTCATCGCGCCCAACGGGTGA
- the wrbA gene encoding NAD(P)H:quinone oxidoreductase, whose product MSPKIAVIYYSSTGTVHELAESVAEGARKEGAEVRLLRVSELAPEEAIAANDAWSAHATATKDIPVATGADIEWADAVIFGSPTRFGNIASQLKQFIDTLGGLWAQGKLADKIYSGFTATATAHGGQESTLLALYNSVHHFGGIIVTPGYTDPVKFADGNPYGTSHVNGQGAIPVDDTARAAALYQGKRVATVTAQFKGA is encoded by the coding sequence ATGTCTCCCAAGATCGCAGTTATCTACTACTCGTCGACAGGCACCGTTCACGAGCTGGCGGAGTCCGTGGCGGAGGGCGCCCGCAAGGAGGGTGCGGAAGTACGACTCCTGCGTGTGTCCGAACTCGCGCCCGAGGAGGCGATCGCCGCCAACGACGCGTGGTCGGCGCACGCCACGGCCACGAAGGACATCCCGGTGGCGACAGGGGCCGACATCGAATGGGCCGACGCCGTCATATTCGGCAGCCCCACCCGGTTCGGCAACATCGCCAGCCAGCTGAAGCAGTTCATCGACACGCTCGGCGGGCTGTGGGCGCAGGGCAAGCTGGCCGACAAGATCTACAGCGGCTTCACGGCGACGGCCACCGCACACGGCGGGCAGGAGTCCACGCTGCTCGCTCTCTACAACTCCGTGCACCACTTCGGCGGAATCATCGTCACCCCGGGCTACACCGACCCGGTGAAGTTCGCCGACGGCAACCCCTACGGCACCAGCCACGTCAACGGCCAGGGAGCGATCCCCGTCGACGACACCGCCCGAGCCGCCGCCCTGTACCAGGGCAAGCGCGTGGCCACCGTCACCGCGCAGTTCAAGGGCGCGTAG
- a CDS encoding MarR family winged helix-turn-helix transcriptional regulator: protein MPTQQPQNLASPVASEPLNSAEERLWRSLQKLLVALPRALDEDLLRSTGLSLTQYIVLAHLSEAEGNHLRMTDLAAATALSASRITRLVETLRVQGLVVKRPHSTDARGSMAVLTEAGLLQLAGAYPAHLASARRRVMDQLDPTLVHQLAQELQAVADPLLSRCQASPDPCESSSVYGEVVI from the coding sequence ATGCCGACGCAGCAGCCGCAGAACCTCGCGAGCCCAGTGGCCTCAGAACCCCTGAACAGTGCGGAGGAACGCCTTTGGCGCTCACTGCAGAAACTGCTGGTGGCGCTGCCCCGGGCGCTCGACGAGGATCTCCTGCGCTCCACGGGCCTGTCGCTCACGCAGTACATCGTCCTGGCGCATCTCTCCGAGGCGGAGGGAAACCATCTGCGCATGACCGACCTGGCCGCCGCCACAGCCTTGTCCGCGAGCCGTATCACCCGGCTCGTGGAGACCCTGCGAGTCCAGGGCCTGGTGGTCAAGCGACCTCACTCGACGGACGCCCGGGGGAGCATGGCCGTGCTCACGGAGGCCGGCCTGCTGCAACTCGCGGGCGCCTATCCGGCTCATCTGGCCAGTGCCCGCCGACGAGTAATGGACCAGCTCGATCCCACCCTGGTCCACCAGCTCGCCCAGGAGCTCCAGGCGGTGGCCGATCCGCTCCTCTCGCGGTGCCAGGCGAGCCCCGACCCCTGCGAGTCGAGTTCCGTGTACGGCGAAGTGGTCATTTGA